A region from the Candidatus Desulfatibia profunda genome encodes:
- a CDS encoding tetratricopeptide repeat protein translates to MQRKIICFVALLMLWALPVQGENAMDYFNLGIKSTITRTKIKYFSKALELDPKLVEAYEKRGMLYFFQEKFDNVIQDFQSYIRLALPNAEAYRMLGMGYLKKGSYPAAIYNFTRAIETDPNMAGAYYGRAAAYYIIGNYEKTILDSTKAIELGGDPRYTAEAYRTRARAYRKTDRNELAVEDARSSWQVDPRYAIYMRSLYSYASPKDLRKSGLIALIGIVFVLIFKLRLKPPEKDE, encoded by the coding sequence ATGCAAAGAAAAATCATCTGCTTTGTGGCGCTCCTTATGCTGTGGGCGCTCCCGGTCCAGGGCGAAAATGCAATGGACTATTTTAACCTTGGAATCAAAAGCACCATAACCCGTACGAAGATCAAATACTTTTCCAAAGCTTTGGAGTTGGATCCAAAGCTGGTGGAAGCTTACGAAAAACGTGGCATGCTCTATTTTTTTCAGGAAAAATTTGACAATGTAATCCAGGACTTCCAATCTTATATTAGACTTGCACTGCCGAACGCCGAAGCCTATCGGATGTTGGGTATGGGTTATCTGAAAAAGGGGTCCTATCCAGCGGCTATTTATAATTTCACACGTGCAATCGAAACGGACCCCAACATGGCCGGCGCCTATTACGGTCGAGCAGCGGCTTATTACATCATTGGGAATTATGAAAAGACCATTTTGGATTCCACTAAAGCCATTGAACTGGGGGGTGATCCACGTTACACTGCGGAAGCCTACAGAACGAGAGCTAGAGCTTACCGGAAGACCGACAGGAACGAGCTGGCGGTTGAAGACGCCAGATCCTCCTGGCAGGTAGACCCTCGTTACGCAATCTATATGCGGTCCTTGTATAGTTATGCCAGCCCGAAAGATTTGAGAAAATCGGGACTTATTGCGCTTATTGGTATTGTCTTCGTGTTGATTTTTAAACTGAGGCTCAAGCCTCCTGAAAAAGACGAATAG
- a CDS encoding (2Fe-2S)-binding protein yields MPKILVDDKEIEVEEGITLLQACLDNDIYIPNLCYLESMVYPSSLCRMCFVEIEGEDKPVAACAVTVRAKMAVKTDTPAVRRLQRTGLRLLLSVHRVDCKNCPANKKCELQRIAKFLKVGLKPKDLEQYLKEPELVREHPYLDYYPNRCVLCGKCYYVCRTQHGKPVLTFAKRGFKTVISFYEKNDAAKLTCEQCNACIAICPVGALVLRNSG; encoded by the coding sequence ATGCCTAAAATCTTGGTGGACGATAAGGAAATTGAAGTCGAAGAAGGGATAACGTTGCTTCAGGCCTGTCTGGACAATGACATCTACATCCCGAATCTGTGCTACCTCGAGAGCATGGTGTATCCTTCATCGCTGTGCAGGATGTGCTTTGTTGAAATTGAAGGGGAGGACAAGCCGGTAGCCGCATGTGCCGTTACGGTCAGGGCAAAGATGGCTGTTAAAACCGATACACCGGCGGTCAGGCGCTTGCAGCGGACGGGCTTGCGACTTCTTTTGTCGGTGCACCGCGTGGACTGTAAAAATTGTCCGGCCAATAAAAAATGCGAATTGCAGCGAATCGCCAAGTTTTTAAAGGTCGGTTTAAAGCCCAAAGATCTCGAACAATACCTTAAGGAGCCCGAACTCGTCCGGGAACACCCTTATCTGGATTACTATCCCAATCGATGCGTTTTGTGCGGTAAATGTTACTATGTTTGCCGGACGCAGCACGGCAAACCGGTCTTGACCTTTGCCAAACGAGGGTTTAAGACCGTCATCAGTTTTTATGAAAAAAATGATGCGGCCAAGCTGACGTGTGAACAATGCAATGCCTGTATCGCCATCTGCCCGGTCGGCGCCCTTGTGCTGAGAAATTCGGGGTAG